A single window of Engraulis encrasicolus isolate BLACKSEA-1 chromosome 20, IST_EnEncr_1.0, whole genome shotgun sequence DNA harbors:
- the LOC134435840 gene encoding probable thiopurine S-methyltransferase: protein MTSQANRVMALSEWEDRWHEGRTGFHQPHVHKLLENNLDKVLCDRKDVRFFFPLCGKAVDMKWLVDKGHSVVGVEISEKAIKQFFEEHEVAYAEETVSAIPGAKVFKSSDGKISMYQCDLYKFSSEVAGQFGAIWDRGSLVAINPCDRPRYAALIASLMDKNCKYLLDTLLYNPELYSGPPFFVSDEDVKNLFGPSCDIQLLEETDAFQERHKQWGLDSLTEKVHLLSPKAN from the exons ATGACATCTCAAGCAAACAGGGTGATGGCACTGTCGGAGTGGGAAGACCGCTGGCACGAGGGCAGGACTGGCTTCCATCAGCCCCACGTTCACAA GCTCCTTGAGAACAACCTCGACAAAGTGCTGTGTGATCGAAAAGATGTCCGGTTCTTCTTCCCTCTGTGTGGGAAAGCTGTTGACATGAAATG GCTGGTAGACAAGGGGCACTCGGTAGTCGGGGTGGAGATATCAGAGAAGGCCATTAAGCAGTTCTTTGAAGAACACGAGGTGGCCTACGCTGAAGAAACAGTGTCGGCCATACCTGGCGCCAAGGTGTTCAAG AGCTCTGATGGGAAGATCTCCATGTATCAGTGTGACCTCTACAAGTTCTCCAG TGAGGTGGCAGGGCAGTTTGGTGCAATCTGGGACAGAGGGTCCCTGGTGGCCATCAACCCGTGTGACAGACCGAG GTATGCTGCTCTCATTGCATCTCTGATGGATAAGAACTGCAAATATCTCCTGGATACACTACTGTACAACCCAGAATTATACAGTG GACCTCCCTTTTTTGTTTCTGATGAGGATGTTAAAAATCTCTTTG GTCCAAGTTGTGATATTCAGCTCCTGGAGGAGACTGATGCATTCCAGGAGCGCCACAAGCAGTGGGGACTAGACTCCCTCACAGAGAAAGTGCATCTGCTGTCTCCAAAGGCAAACTGA
- the LOC134435841 gene encoding protein phosphatase 1 regulatory subunit 36 — MPESVTETVELVDVPPPGKWSWNDETQALEFTCFNAADDAKDKRRKRALQEEAPKRQERHPMGQAGGFGQRRKTGAAVRTALFVARLKRAVRTQVTIQNVKQVALNLLEENEAIRVPHSFLSLMKCAELDNFLGALLLYLSCYFEKKSWEAKKERNPLMAEPSLTEKRQTEEACAKVGLAQKQLAIRYSSLILGLGRSNKHHHMACGRGKMSATHKDRQLYEVLYKFSCYAAWVTFTRKDMQGIQEEISRLLRSDTFNPTVKLKNQPSPAETETQEPSAVKRKSQRRPALSRIMTQRSPIMVSLLPTPQEDAPHLFQRAPPPEQSNAPPLVNMDKLVAQLSRQLTNMNFGIIGKPLAHFSPTTLMPHCTVEGTGEEEEAGGGGGGGASSGSGSSAPSSPIASMRARAASSVASASRANTANTATTRATTEGPSSDTE, encoded by the exons atgccagaatCTGTGACAGAAACG GTAGAACTAGTAGACGTCCCTCCTCCGGGGAAGTGGTCATGGAATGATGAGACGCAGGCCCTTGAATTCACCTG TTTCAACGCAGCTGATGATGCCAAGGACAAAAGAAGAAAGAGGGCATTGCAAGAAGAGGCACCCAAGCGCCAAGAGAGACACCCTAT GGGTCAGGCGGGCGGGTTCGGGCAGCGACGGAAGACCGGGGCCGCAGTGCGCACGGCACTTTTTGTGGCGCGTCTGAAACGCGCTGTAAGGACCCAAGTCACTATCCAGAATGTAAAAC AGGTTGCACTGAATTTGCTGGAGGAGAATGAGGCCATTCGAGTACCACACTcttttctgtcattgatgaa GTGTGCAGAGCTTGATAACTTTTTGGGTGCTCTGCTACTTTATCTATCATGTTACTTTGAGAAGAAAAGTTGGGAAGCAAAGAAGGAAAGAAATCCACTGATGGC TGAACCCAGCCTGACGGAGAAGCGTCAGACGGAGGAGGCCTGTGCGAAGGTGGGGCTGGCCCAGAAGCAGCTGGCCATCCGCTACTCCTCCCTGATCCTGGGCCTCGGACGCTCAAACAAGCACCACCACATGGCATGCGGAAG GGGTAAAATGTCAGCGACGCACAAGGACAGGCAACTGTATGAG GTCCTGTACAAGTTCTCGTGCTACGCAGCGTGGGTGACCTTCACTAGGAAGGACATGCAGGGCATCCAGGAAGAGATCAGTCGCCTGCTGCGCTCCGACACCTTCAACCCCACTGTGAAGCTCAAGAACCAGCCCAGCCCGGCGGAGACCGAGACCCAGGAGCCCAGTGCTGTCAAGAG GAAGTCGCAGCGGCGGCCGGCGTTGAGCAGGATCATGACCCAGCGCTCCCCAATCATGGTGTCCCTGCTGCCCACCCCACAGGAGGACGCGCCCCACCTCTTCCAGAGGGCCCCGCCCCCAGAGCAGTCCAACGCACCGCCCCTCGTCAACATGGACAAACTGGTggcgcagctcagcaggcagctgACCAATATGAA TTTTGGCATCATCGGTAAGCCGCTGGCCCACTTCAGCCCCACCACGCTGATGCCCCACTGTACGGTGGAGGGgaccggggaggaggaggaggccggcggcggcggcggcggtggtgcgagcagtggcagtggcagctctGCCCCCAGCTCCCCCATAGCCTCCATGAGGGCCAGGGCTGCCTCCAGCGTGGCCAGCGCCAGCCGCGCCAACACTGCCAACACTGCCACCACCCGGGCCACCACCGAGGGACCATCCTCAGACACTgaatag